The proteins below are encoded in one region of Pleuronectes platessa chromosome 14, fPlePla1.1, whole genome shotgun sequence:
- the creb1b gene encoding cyclic AMP-responsive element-binding protein 1b, which translates to MKMESAEAQQEIAVIETENQHITSAQIATLAQVTMATGHASVTGPTVTLVQLPNGQTVQVHGVIQAAQPSVIQSPQIQTVQISTLAESEDSQESVDSVTDSQKRREILSRRPSYRKILNDLSSDAPAVPRIEEEKAEEDACTMAATHAITTVSVPTPIYQTSSGQYIAITQGGAIQLANNGTDGVQGIQTLTMTNAAGGAQGGATILQYAQTSDGQQILVPSNQVMVQAASGDVQAYQIRAAPASTIAPGVVMASSPALPTGGPVEVTRKREVRLMKNREAARECRRKKKEYVKCLENRVAVLENQNKTLIEELKALKDLYCHKSE; encoded by the exons ATGAAGATGGAGTCAGCAGAGGCTCAGCAGGAGATTGCTGTGATTGAGACTGAAAACCAGCACATCACCTCGGCACAGATCGCAACTCTGGCACAG gtaaccatggcaacaggcCACGCCTCCGTAACAGGTCCCACGGTAACGCTGGTCCAGCTTCCCAACGGACAGACTGTCCAGGTCCACGGTGTCATCCAGGCTGCCCAACCCTCTGTCATCCAGTCCCCACAGATCCAAACTGTACAG ATCTCCACTCTAGCAGAAAGTGAGGATTCACAGGAGTCAGTAGACAGTGTGACCGACTCTCAGAAACGCAGGGAGATTCTGTCACGACGCCCCTCCTACAG GAAAATTCTGAATGACCTTTCATCCGACGCGCCGGCTGTCCCTCGTATCGAGGAGGAAAAGGCTGAGGAGGACGCATGCACTATGGCTGCCACCCATGCCATTACAACTGTTTCTGTCCCCACACCCATCTACCAGACCAGCAGCGGCCAATACA TTGCCATCACACAGGGCGGGGCCATCCAGCTGGCTAATAACGGTACAGATGGAGTCCAGGGCATTCAAACTCTGACTATGACCAACGCAGCAGGGGGTGCCCAAGGTGGGGCCACCATCCTCCAGTATGCACAGACCAGTGACGGCCAGCAGATACTGGTTCCCAGTAACCAGGTGATGGTCCAAG CTGCGTCTGGTGACGTCCAGGCATATCAGATCCGGGCTGCCCCCGCCAGCACCATCGCCCCTGGGGTGGTCATGGCCTCTTCACCCGCCCTGCCCACCGGGGGCCCTGTGGAGGTCACTCGCAAACGGGAGGTCCGCCTCATGAAAAACAG AGAAGCAGCCCGTGAATGTcgcaggaagaagaaggagtatGTAAAATGTCTGGAGAACCGAGTGGCCGTCCTGGAGAACCAAAACAAGACGCTAATTGAAGAACTCAAAGCCCTTAAAGACCTTTACTGCCATAAATCTGAGTAG